Part of the Pyricularia oryzae 70-15 chromosome 3, whole genome shotgun sequence genome, CCGTACGTACTTTTAGAACTTACCCGTTATCTTGCTGTGCCAGGACCTTGTACTGACCAACATGTTTTCTCCTTTCAGATCTCTGGTTGGCTTTGGCCCCAAGAACCGCTACCTCGGAGAGGCCGCCAAGACACAAGAAATCTCCAACCTTAAGAACACAGTCGGCTCCCTGAAGCGCCTCGCCGGCCGCCGACTCAACGAACCAGATGTCCAGCTCGAGCAACAGTACATCTCGGCGCCCCTGGTCGACGTCAACGGCCAGGTTGGTGTTGAGGTGACATATCTGGGCAAGAAAGAGAAGTTCACCGCCACTCAACTTGTTGCCATGTACCTCGCCAAGATCAAGCAGACGACGGCGACAGAGACTAAACTGGCAGTGTCAGACCTGGTCATGAGCGTACCGGCATGGTTCACAGACGTTCAGCGCCGCGCGCTGATAGATGCCGCTGAGATCGCTGGCCTCAAGCTGCTCCGTCTTATCAACGACACGACCGCCGCCGCTCTCGGCTACGGTATCACCAAGCTCGACCTGCCTTCTGCCGAGGAGAAGCCGCGCCGGGTTGCATTTGTCGATGTCGGTTACAGCGACTACGCCGTGTCGATCGTCGAGTTCAAGAAGGGCGAGCTTGCCGTCAAGTCGACGGCTTTTGACCGTCACTTCGGTGGCAGGAACTTCGACAAGGCTCTCGTCGACCACCTGCAAAAGGAGTTCCTCGGCAAGTACAAGATCGACATCTTCTCGAACCCCCGCGCCACCTCGCGTGTCTTTGCCGCTGCCGAGAAGCTCAAGAAGATCCTGTCCGCCAACCAGCAGGCGCCGCTCAACATCGAGTCGCTGATGAACGACATCGACGTGTCTGCTATGATCACTCGTCAAGAGTTCGAGGCCATGATTGAGCCCATTCTGCCCCGCGTTGAGGAGGTTCTTCAGCAGGCTCTTGCCGAGGCCAAGCTGACTGTCGATGACATTGACGTCGTCGAGCTTGTCGGAGGTGGTTCTCGTGTGCCTGCCATCAAGGAGCGCGTTGGTGCTTTCTTCAACAAGCCCCTGTCTTTCACTCTTAACCAGGACGAGGCTATCGCCAGGGGTTGTGCTTTCAGCTGTGCTATCCTGTCCCCCATCTTCAAGGTCCGCGACTTTGCCGTCCAGGACGTCATTAGCTACCCGATCGAGTTTGCCTGGGAGAAGGCCCCCGATATCCCGGATGAGGACACGAGCCTCGTTGTCTTTAACAAGGGCAACCTCATGCCTTCCACCAAGATTCTCACCTTCTACCGGAAGCAGCCCTTCGACCTCGAGGCCAGGTACGCTAAGCCTGATGAGCTGCCCCAGACCGTGAACCCCTGGATTGGCCGCTTCTCAGTCAAGGGTGTCCAGGCCAACGGAGGACAGGATGATTTCATGATCTGCAAGCTCAAGGCGCGTGTAAACATTCACGGGATCCTGAACGTGGAGAGCGGTTACTACGTGGAGGACCAGGAGGTTGAGGAGCCGATTCCTGAGGAGGGTGACAAGGATCCGAATGTGAGTACAAGCGCTTGCCATGGTGACGCGACCGTAGCCCCCGTCCCTGATCAGGGGAGCAGCGGCCCAGCCCTCGATGGGGTTGCGAGCCCGTCCCTACAAACACCACAGAAAAGACGCCGCAATTCTTCCAGCTCCCCAATTTCAAAAGACATGCCCACACACTcgagcaagaagctgacagAGCACCCCAAGGCGATGGAGACGGACGGTGCCAAGGACGGAGACGCCAAGCCCAAGATGCGCAAGGTCAAGAAGCAGGTTAGGAAGGGTGAGCTGCCAATCGTTGCCGCCACTCAGTCGCTCGACCCCAACGCCAAGAACACGCTCCTCGAGCGCGAGGCCGCCATGGCTTCGGAGGACAAGCTTGTCTTCGACAccgaagagaagaagaacgaGCTCGAGACGTACATCTACGACATCCGCAACAAGTTGGATGACCAGTACGCCGAATTTGCGAGCGAAGAGGAGAAGGACAAGATCCGTGCTCGGTTGAGCGAGACTGAGGTAAGTTCCGACTCACTCGTTCGTCCATGGCAGGGTATCAAATATCTAACTATTTTCTTTCTACAGGACTGGCTGTACGATGAGGGTGATGACACCACCAAGGCTGTATACATTGCAAAGATGGACGAGATTAGGGCCATGACTGGCCCCATCGTTCAGCGTCACTTCGACAAGGTTGAGCAGGAGAGGCAGGAGTTGCAGGCACgtctcgacgccgaggcagcAGCTAAGAAGGCCGCCGAGGATGAGCGCAAGGCCGCTGAGGCACAAAAGGCCGACGCTCCCGAGACGAAGGATGAGGACATGACGGATGCGGATGCTAAAGCTAATGGCGCATAAAAAAGCAGACAGAAGTTTGTAGAGTCGGAATGAAGTTATGACTTTGGGAACATACTGCGGGGGGGCTgggcttttttctctttatcggttctttttctttttatcctCTAACCCACGGGGAGAATAACTTCCGTGtatcattttctttttcagaaCCCAACGAACGACCACACATCCCGGAAGACAAGTACGAAACTTAGATAGAAAAGAGATGGTTTTTTATGGACTTTTGTGCTGCCTTTTTCTGACTGGCAACTATTTGTGACGTTTAAACAGGCGAAAGAATGATATTGAATCTTTTTGTTATCGTTGTCCTACTGGCTGTATTCGTGGGATTGGCATCAAAACATTTGTAGCCAGACCTAGATGACACCTAGAGGCAGGTCTATGCTTTGTCTCGTTATCTTGTGAATCATTCGCAGGCAATATGGATCTCGAAAAATACGTCAAATAATCGAGGGTCTTCTGAAGGGTTGTGGTGGAATTATATACACTTTTCTTCATAACGCCCTTTTTGGTTCCCATTAACGAACAAGGCAGATCcagcaagaaaagaaagccagCCGCAGGAAAATGCTGAGATATAGACCAAGGTAAGTAACATGACAATCTTGCAGTGAGCTCGTTTTGCGTTTTGAAATATGTCACCAAACTTTTCCTAGCCTCTGAAAAATTTTCACCGCCACAAAATGCCGCTCGGAGTGACCCCTTGGAACAGAATAATGTTGCATCGTCATACTCTAATGAATGTCAAAGAGCGGCTTGAGCTTCTTGATAAGCATCCACTCGTCGTTTGACACATCCTTTCGGTAAAAGTCCTTCAGACAGTCGATACTGGCACGGGAGATCAGACTGTAGAGTACGTCCTTCTCCTCTAGCTGGCGACCGTATGTAGGCTGATGACCACCCATCTCAATCTTGACGGCCACCGAGGGCTGTCCCTTCTTGCAAACTGGCATGGCCTTGTGATCACGCTCGATCGATGACCTGCAAAGGGTTGGGTTGGTCAGGTCAGCATCAACTTCGAATCCATGTCCAGAATGGGATAAAAACTTACACTCGGCCCATGCTGATGATTTCCTTGGCGCCAGTAACGGGGTTAGTCTTGACAGCTGCTATGGGCGTATCAACCCGGAGTTGACCCTCGACAACGTCGACACCGACGACGATCGGTCCAGTCTTGTTGAACACGGCAACAGGGTTGAGGACACAAGGGAAGACGGCCAAAAgcttggcctcctccttcttcttctccaacTGCTCCTCTTGGTGCTTGGTGAAAGCGTCAAAGAGGTGGTAAATGATGTCAGCCGTGAAAATCTTGATGCCCTGCTCCTCAGCGTATTGAGCGGCCTCCTTGTCAACCTTGACGTCGAAGCAGAGCATGACAGCATAATCCGGTGCCTTCTCGAGCATGATACCACATTGCATGACATCACGCTTGTACACTGGGCCGATGCCAACGTTGGCCACGGGAATCTTGCATTCCTTCAAGAAGTCCAGCAAGGCCTCAAGCGAACCAAGAGTCGAGGCTTGGACACTGACACCGCGACCAGACTTGGCGACACGGCTGAATAAATGAGCCAGATCCGACTCGACCTCCTCTTCCAAGTCAGATTCGTCATCGTCCGGTCCGACAACAAGCATTCGTGAACCAGCGATGGCACCTTCCAGGCCAGGACCACTGATCTTGACACCTAACGCGGCCTTGACCTCCTT contains:
- a CDS encoding hsp88-like protein — encoded protein: MSVVGVDFGSMNTVIAVARNRGVDVITNEVSNRATPSLVGFGPKNRYLGEAAKTQEISNLKNTVGSLKRLAGRRLNEPDVQLEQQYISAPLVDVNGQVGVEVTYLGKKEKFTATQLVAMYLAKIKQTTATETKLAVSDLVMSVPAWFTDVQRRALIDAAEIAGLKLLRLINDTTAAALGYGITKLDLPSAEEKPRRVAFVDVGYSDYAVSIVEFKKGELAVKSTAFDRHFGGRNFDKALVDHLQKEFLGKYKIDIFSNPRATSRVFAAAEKLKKILSANQQAPLNIESLMNDIDVSAMITRQEFEAMIEPILPRVEEVLQQALAEAKLTVDDIDVVELVGGGSRVPAIKERVGAFFNKPLSFTLNQDEAIARGCAFSCAILSPIFKVRDFAVQDVISYPIEFAWEKAPDIPDEDTSLVVFNKGNLMPSTKILTFYRKQPFDLEARYAKPDELPQTVNPWIGRFSVKGVQANGGQDDFMICKLKARVNIHGILNVESGYYVEDQEVEEPIPEEGDKDPNAMETDGAKDGDAKPKMRKVKKQVRKGELPIVAATQSLDPNAKNTLLEREAAMASEDKLVFDTEEKKNELETYIYDIRNKLDDQYAEFASEEEKDKIRARLSETEDWLYDEGDDTTKAVYIAKMDEIRAMTGPIVQRHFDKVEQERQELQARLDAEAAAKKAAEDERKAAEAQKADAPETKDEDMTDADAKANGA